The Kineosporia corallincola region ACAGGGTGATCCACCAGATCGGCCTGCCCTATCACTGGGGCCCGAACGGTTACGCCACCGGCGACGCGGTGAACGACCTGACCGCGGTCGCCCTCGACCCGAATGCCCACATCGAGGAGGTGAAGGCCCTGACCGCCGACATCCGGCCGGGTCGGCGCCCGCGCGGCGCCGCCCGCACCGAACTGGTCCGGGTCACCGCCGAGCGGGCGGGGATCACCGAGAGCACCGGCAGGGAGATCTGATGAGCGACGACGTGGTCACCCAGGCCGGGTGGGAGAACACCCCGCGCAAGGGCTTCTTCACCGATACCAGCGTGTGCATCGGCTGCAAGGCCTGCGAGGTGGCCTGCAAGGAGTGGAACGCGGTGCCGGAGGACGGCCTGAACTTCACCGGCATGTCCTACGACAACACCGGTGCGCTGGGGGCCGACACCTGGCGGCACGTGGCGTTCATCGAGCAGAAGAAGCGCCCGGTCGACCTCGGGATGCCTACGGTGGGAACGCCTTCCGCGCAGGCCCAGGAGACCGGTGACGGCATGCGCTGGCTGATGTCGTCCGACGTGTGCAAGCACTGCACCCACGCGGCCTGCCTCGACGTCTGCCCGACCGGTGCGCTGTTCCGCACCGAGTTCGGCACCGTGGTGGTGCAGCAGGATGTCTGCAACGGCTGCGGCTACTGCGTGTCGGCCTGCCCCTACGGCGTGATCGACCAGCGCAAGGACGACGGCCGGGTGTTCAAGTGCACGATGTGCTACGACCGGATCGGTGACGGGCTAGAACCGGCGTGCGCCAAGGCATGCCCGACCGACTCGATCCAGTACGGCGACCTGGACGTGCTCCGCGCCGCGGCCGACGCCCGGCTGGAAACCCTTCACGCGCAGGGGGTTCCGGAGGCCGAGCTGTACGGCCGGGACCCGGACGACGGGGTGGGCGGGAACGGCGCGTTCTTCCTGCTGCTCGACCGGCCAGAAGTGTACGGCCTGCCGCCCGACCCGGTGGTGACGACCCGCGACCTGCCCTCGATGTGGCGGCACGCCGGAGTGGCCGCGCTCGGCCTGCTGGCCGCGGCCGGTGCCGCCTTCGCCGCCGGGGCCCGGCGATGAGCCCGCGCCGGGGTGAGCGGCTGATGGTGCCGAAGGCCTCGTTCGAGTCGTACTACGGCAGGCCGATCCTCAAGGACATCACCTGGTCGGCCACCGACATCGCCGGCTACCTGTTCCTCGGAGGCATGGCCGGAGCCTCGTCGGTGGTCGGCGCGGGCGCCGCGCTGACCGGCCGGCCGGACCTGGAGCGCACGGCAAAATACACTGCACTGGGCGGTATCTCGCTGTCGCTGGTGGCTCTGGTGCACGATCTGGGCCGGCCGGAGCGGTTCGTCAACATGCTCCGGGTGGCCAAGCCGACCTCGCCGATGAGCATGGGCACCTGGCTGCTGACCGGCTACGGGCCGGCGGCCGGGGCCACGGCCGCGGCACTGGCCACCGGCCTGTTCCCGGCGGCCGGGCGGATCGCCGGCCTGGTGGCGGCCGGGCTCGGGCCGGCCGTCGCGACCTATACCTCGGTGCTGATCGCCGACACCGCCGTGCCGGCCTGGCACCAGTCCTACCGCGAGCTGCCCTTCCTGTTCGCCGGTTCCGCCGCGGCGTCGGCGGCCGGGGCCGGGCTGATCGGTGCCCCGGCGGCGCAGACCGGGCCGGTACGCCGCCTGGCCCTGGCCGGTGCGGCGGTGGAACTGGCCGCCACGCACCGCATCGAGAACGCGCCGGGCGTGGTGGCCCGCAGCTTCCACGAGGGCCGAGCCGGAACCCTGCTGCGCGCCGCCCGCGTCCTGACAGCCGGTGGCTCGCTGGGAACCGTTGTGTCGGCACGGGTGCCCGGGCGCCCGGGCCGGGCGCTGGCCGCGGTGAGCGGCGCTGCCCTGCTGGCCGGTGCCGCCTGCACGCGTTTCGGGATCTTCGAGGCCGGACGCAACAGTGTGCGCGATCCGGTGTACACCGTGCAGCCCCAGCGCGAGCGCGCGGCAACGGATCTCGGGTTGCCAGATCCAGAACCGCCCGCGACCGTGAGGGCATGACCTCCGTCGTGAACCGCGGGCTGCTGGCCGGTGCCGCTGGCACCGCCGCGTTGAACGCCGTCGCCCACGTCGGCACCGTTGTGCGCGGCCGGACCGCCGACGACCTGCCCGGGCAGGTGGTGGAACGGCTGTCCGATCGGTTCGGAGTGCCGGTGCCCGGCCCGAAATCCGAGCGCTCCAACCGGGTCACCGCGCTCGGCGCGCTCTCCGGCACGGCCACCGGACTGGCCGTCGGGGTGCTGGCCGCGGCGGCCCGCTCGGCCGGGGTGCGGTTGCCGGCCGCGCTGGAGGCCGTGGCCGTCGGCGCGGGCGCGATGGCGGCCGCCGACGCCCCGGCGGTGCTGCTCGGCCTGAGCTCGCCGGGCAGCGGGACCGCGGGGGACCGGATCACCCACGCCGTCCCCCCTTTGGGCTACGGCATCGCCGCGGTCGCCGTTCTGCGGGCCACGGAGAACCAGGACCACCCGGTCGAACCGGCCACCACTCGTCTGGTTCTGCGCTCCGCCGTCCTGGGAGTGGCCGCCGGGAGCCGCAGTTCGCTCGGTTCGGCGGCACCCCGGCTGCGCTCCGCCGGTTCCCGGTCGGCCCGGCTGGGCGCGCTGGCCGGCGTGGCCTCGGAGCTGGCACTCGACAAGATGCCCTTCGCCCCGCCCCGCACCAGCCGCCCGGAGGTCGCGGTCCGGCTGTTCGGCGCCGTCACCGGTGCCGCCGCCCTGTCCCGCGGGGAGCGGCGCAACCTGGCCCTGCCCGCGCTGGCCGCCGTGGCCGGTGCCGCCCTGGGCACCTGGGCCGGAGCCGGCTGGCGGCAGTGGGCGTCCACCCGGATGCCCGGCTGGCAGGCGGGCCTGATCGAAGACGTCACGGCGCTGGCACTGGCGCTGGCGGTCTCGAGGGACGCCTCGGGGGACACCTCTGGAGACACATCGGGAGACACCGGGGGAGAACACTGATCATCAGCTCATAAGCTTCGCCCTCATGAGCTGGGACCAGGTGATGACGTCGGGGTTCCTCGTCGTCGAGTACGCGATGAAGTTCTTCGCGGTGGGGACCGTGCCGGAGAACCGACGGCCCTCCTCGTCGTCGGCCTGGCTGCTGCTGATCCTGTTCCTGCCGTTCGTCGGCTTCCCGCTGTACTGGCTGATGGGGAGCCCGTACGTGCACGGACGACGACGGCAGGTCCAGGCACAGGCCAACCACATCCTGGCCGAGCGGTCCTCGCACCTGCCGCTGGTGCCGGAGGGGGTGGACCCCTCGCCCGCGCTGACCGGCCTGCTCCGCCAGAACCGGCAGCTGACCGGCATGCCGTGCGTGGACGGGCGGGTGCACGCCCTGCACGACGACCCGGACGAGACCTTCGGGGCGATGGCGGCCGCGATCGACACCGCCCGCTACTACGTGAACGTCGAGTTCTACATCATGAGCTGGGACGCCACGACCGACCGGTTCTTCACCTCGCTGAAGGACGCGGTGGCCCGGGGCGTCACCGTGCGGCTGCTGCTCGACCACCTGGGATCGCGGAAGTACGCGGACTGGGAGGGTTTCCAGAAACGCCTCACCCTGGCCGGGATCGACTGGCACCTGATGATGCCGATCAAGCCGCTCGAGGGCCGCTGGCGCCGGCCCGACCTGCGCAACCACCGCAAGCTGCTGGTGGTCGACGGTGACGTGGCCTTCGTCGGCTCGCACAACGTGATCGGCCCGCACTACGGCAGCGAGACCAACACCCGGATCGGCCGGGCCTGGCACGACCTGTCGGTGGAGCTGCGCGGCGAGGTGGTGTTCGGGGTGGAGGCGGTGTTCGCCACCGACTGGTTCATCGAGACCGGGCAGATGCTCCAGGCCCGCAAGCCCGTGCAGGACCCGGTCGACCCGGGCGAGTGCGCGCTCCAGATCATCCCGTCCGGCCCGGGTTTCCCGACCGAGCCGAACCTGCGGATGTTCGTGTCGCTGATCCACATGGCCAACCGCAAGATTGCGATCACCAGCCCCTACTTCGTGCCGGACGAGTCGCTGCTGGCGGCCATCACCACCGCCGCCTACCGGGGCGTGGAGGTGGAGCTGTTCGTCGGTGAGGAGGCGGACCAGTTCCTCGTCGGCCACGCCCAGCGCTCCTACTACCGCACGCTGCTGGAGGCCGGGGTGCGCATCCACCGTTATCCGGCCCCGGCCGTGCTGCACGCCAAGTACCTGACGGTGGACGACGAGGTGGGCGTGATCGGCTCGTCGAACATGGACTTCCGCTCGTTCGCGCTCACCTACGAGGTCACTCTGCTGGGCTTCGGCGGCGATCTGGTGAAGCGGCTCCAGGCCAACGACGAGCTGTACCGCTCGGTGTCCCGGGAGCTGACCCTCCAGGAGTGGGAACGCGAGCCGTGGCGGCGGCGCTACCTGGACAACGTCTGCCGGCTGACGGCGGCACTGATGTAGCCACGGATGCAGAAGTCCCGTGGACCAAGCGTGTCCGGTTGGGCCGACTGGGTGATCACCCTTACAACACAGGGTGACGATCTCGATACTTGAGAGTCATCAACCAGTTTGGAAGGGCCCATGTCGCTGACCGCTCGGATCCCGGCCGCCGCCCGGCGGGTCGTGGTCGTCGTCGCGGCCGAGCTCGCGGTCACGCTGCTCGCCTGGACGGTGCTGAACGCGCTCGGCCTGCACCAGACGGCGCTGCCGGTGATCCTCGGGGTCTGGAGCGCCGTCTTCCTGCTCTCCAGCCTGCCCGTGCAGGAGTGGCTGACCCGGCGCTCCGGCAGCGGCGGCGAGTCCGCCAACCTGCTGATCGTCGGCGTCGCCGTCTGGGTGGCGATGATGACCACCACCGAGCTGCCCAGCCTCTACCCGGTGGTGATCGGCGCGCTCGCGGCCGAGACGGCCCAGCGGGACTGGTCCACCCGCACCGCGGCCGTCGGCATGCTGCTGCTGTTCGGCGGAACCGGCCTGGCCCAGCTGGGGGTTCACGAGCACTGGATCTACAGCAAGATCCCGGCCTGGCCGTCCGACCACATCGCCGTGGTGCTGCTCGCCGTCGGCGGTGTGGTGCTGGTGCGGGGCGTGGTGCTGGCCCGGATGTCGGCGTCCACCCGCGCCGCCCTGGCCCAGGAACAGCGGCTGCGGCACGAGGAGCTGCGGCACGCCGCCACCCACGACCCGCTCACCGGGCTGCTCAGCCGGCGCGGTCTCGACCCGGTGCTGTCGGCGGCGGTCGGGGCGGCCCGCCCGGGGCACGGTGTCGCGGTGATGTTCCTCGACCTGGACGGCTTCAAGGCCGTCAACGACTCGCACGGGCACGGTGTGGGCGACGAGCTGCTGGTGGCGGCCGCGGTCCGGTTCGCCGACGCGCTCGGGCCGGGCGGGGCACTGGCCCGGATGGGTGGTGACGAGTTCGTGGCGGTGCTCGACGGCGTCCCCTCGGCCGCTGTCGCCGCCCACCGGCTGAGCCAGGTGCAGGCCGCGCTGGAGCGTCCGTTCGCGCTGCGCTCGGACTCCGGCCAGGAGCTCCAGCTGCGGGTGGGCGCCAGCGGGGGACTGGCCTGGGCCGGGCGGCAGGCCGATCCGGAGGCGCTGATGCGCGAGGCGGACCGGGCGATGTACCGGAACAAGCACCTGCGCAAGGGCGAGCGGCGCCGGGCCGGGGTGGACGTGGACGGCGTGCCCGGAGTGACGGGCTCACGCCTGCGCGTCGGCTGACCGGCGTTCGAGCGCGGTCAGGATCCCGGACAGGCGGCGCAACCGGGACTCGTCGTGCCGCCGCGCCCGGGTCGTCTCCTCCCGCACCAGGTGCAGCAACTGCCGGGCCTCCATGATGCGGCGGGCCCGGTGCCCGGCGCAGCCGTCGGTGAGGTCGAGCAGCAGCCGGTCCAGGTCGAGCAGGGCCGGCCAGGCATCGTCACCCGACCCGTGGGTCTGGTCGTGCCGCGCGTCGTCGAGCAGGTTGCGCACCTGGGCGAGCAGGTGCGGCTGATCCGGCCGGTCGGTGGTCAGCGTGCGGTGCAGCAGGTGCTCGGCCAGTTCCAGCCGGGGGTCGAAGTGCGCCTCCTGCCCCGGGTCGGGAGCCAGGCCGCGCTCCGCGCCCCGGGGGCGCCGCTGCGGTCCGGCGCCGCGCACCGACGGCGTGGACACCAGATTGCCCGCGTTGCGCCGGGTCACGCGGGCTCCTCCGGGTCGAGCGACTGGTCGGGTACCGGATCGGGGCCGGCACCGGGCCCGACGCCGGCGGCCTCCAGTAGCGGCTCCAGCGGCCCCGACGGCTGCTCCAGGTAGTCGCGCAGGGCCCGGGCCATGGCCGGGCGACGCGGAGACATGGCGGTGACGAACAGGTCTTTGTCGGCCATGCTCAGGCCCCCGTCGTAGATGTTCAGCCGCGCGGCGAGACCGGCCACCCGCAGCCGCACCTGCGACCGCTCCAGCCGGTCGTCGTGCGTGCACCACCAGCTGACCAGCCGGCGGGCCATCAGATGGCCGGTACCCCGGGCCGCGGCGGCGATCGGTGTTCCGTCGTCCGTCGTTCCCGATCGCGAACCGGGCGTCAGAGCATGCCGTCTCAGGCCGTGCTCCAGCGACGGCCCGGCGGCGCGGGGCAGCAGCGCGCCGTGGGCGGCCTCGAAGAACACCAGGGCGGCCCAGTCCATGAAACCGGCGTTGAACACCCCGGTGTCGTGATCGCCGCGAGGCCGGGTGGGCACGTGCGCGAAGAACTCGTGGATCAGGATCTGCGGCAGCGACAGGAACGCCTCCGGCCCGAAATGCCCGGCCTGGGCGCGAACCCGCACCAGCACGTCGCGGCGGCCGAACACCTGGGTACGCCCGTCGGCGGTGTAGGGATGCGGTGTCGGGCCGTCACCCGTGCGGCTCAGCTGCCAGCTCACCCGCGGCCACTCGTCGTGCAGCGGCTCGCCCAGCGCATGTTCGTAGAACAGCCGCACCCGCTCGCAGACCCGTTCCAGCAGAGCCGCGATCGGGTCGGCCGGCTGCTCCCAGTCGATGGCGGTGAGGTCGAGCTGGAGGGACCGGTAGAACTCGACGCCGGCCGGGTCCAGCGCGGCGGAGTTCACGATCAGGTCGATCTGCTTGCTCAGTGCGTCGCGCAGCCGATGCAGCAGATCGGTGGGCGGCCCCACCAGGTGGCGCGGCGGCCGGGCCCCGAACTGGAGGGTGGCCAGCAACGCCCGGCACTCCGCGTCGTGCTCGCGACCGAGGAGCTCACCCAGCCGGTCCTGCCAGAGGCCGAGCACGATGCCCCGTGCCCGGATGCTCTCCACCAGCCCGTCCGGATCGGCCGCCGGTAGCTGACGCAACTTCTCGTCGTGCCGCACCCGCTGCGTCACGACGGCCGGCTGTCGCGGCCACTCCTGCATGGCGTCACAACCCCCGTACGCGGACCGCCCTTGCTCAGCAACAACTTTAGGACGTCGATGAGCACGTGGGCGGCGCCGCGCCGCGCACCGGATCAGCCGTCGGCACGAAGCACCCGTTACCGGGGCACACCGCCGTGCGGACGGCGCCCGCCCACGGATGCCCCGATCGGAGTAGTGCCACCGGCCGGGGATCCGGGGGATCAGGCGTTCTGGCCCTCCCACTCGGCCACGAGCTTCTTCGGGGCCTTCTGCCGCCAGGCGGAGATCAGCAGCTCGTTCACCACGGTGGGGTCGGTGCCGGCGAGCGTCACCTTCACACCGTCGAGTTTCTGCCCCCACCACAGCTCTTCGCAGGTGTCCGGTGCCTCGGAGACCGCGTCGTGCACGTGGTCCTCCGGCACGAACACGTGCAGTTGGTCGCGTTCTGGGGTCAGGGTGGCAAAGATGCTGCCCCGCACGCGAAATGACGTCATCGAGAAGTGCGGCTGCTCGCGGGTCTCGGGCAGGCCGAGCGCGATCGCGCGAACCTCGATCTCATCCATGGTCGTTTTTCCCTCCCGACCGGCGGATCCGGATAGCTGCATCAGCGTACTCCGCCGTCTTTACTGACGGGTGGGTAGGGGTGGAACGACGAAGTGCCCGGCCGGTGAACACGCGGCCGGGCACTCCGGGAACGTCAGCTCCTCGACCCAGAGCTGACGGCCGGGCGGCGAATCAGGTTCGGCGGCTGTTTCTTACCGGCACCAGCTGATCTCGCAGAGTGATCAGTGGGTCAGGTGGTCCAGCTCGCCGGTCTTCGCGCCGGCGATCCAGTCGGCGAAGCCGGTCGGTGCCAGACGCAGAATCGGGCCCTGGCCGAGCTGCTTCGTGTCGCGCACCTCGACTGCGGCGGCGTGCTGCCGCATTTCGACGCACGATCCGTTGGCACTGGACCGGGCGGACTTGATCCATGTGGTCGGGTCGGGGGTGGTGCTCATCTCACGAACTCCTTCACTGGGATGGAAGTGCCGTACAGTTCGCCGAAAATCTTCCTGTACTCGGCCAGTTCGCGCGCTGTCTCCATGTAGCGCGAGTCCAAGTGGCTTTCCGTGTAGACGACGGCAGGATCGGCCGCGTCGGGGAAATCCAGCATGGTGAACACACCGCCTGCGATCCACGGGTGAGGGCCGACGGAGAACGGGCGGACCCGGATATCGATCTCGTTGCTCAGTTCCACGAGATGCCCGATCTGATCCCGCATGACGTCGTCCGAGCCGACGACGTACCGCAATGCGGACTCCCCGAGAACGATCCGTATGTCGCAGTGCGGATCGCTGGACATTAGCACGCGCTGGCGTTCGAGTCGGAATTTAAGCCGCTTTCGGCGAACCTCGTCACTCACGTCGGGCAGGGTCCCGAGAATAGCCAGGGCATAAGCCGGCGTCTGCAACAGGCCGTGCACCAGATCGCCGTCCCAGGCTCGCATTTCGCTGCACGCGGCCTCGAGATCGGCAAGAAGTCCCAGGTCACCGGAAACTACATCACGGTAACTGTCCACAATGCCCGGTTTGAGGGCACTTCGGCTGAGATGAATCAATTCTTCCGTCTGCGGAAAGGGAATGTCATAAATTCTCGACAGTTCCCGAATGTCACCAGGTTTGGCGAGAGTTCTCCCGGATTCAATCCGGTAGATCTTCGTGTGGTGCACCAAGAGTGCAGCAGCGGCGTCTTCCTGGGTCTTGCGCGCGCGTTCTCGCCATCCTTTTAAACGCTGCCCCACCCGTCTTTGCGCAAGAGACGGAGGTCGTTCGTGCTTCCCTGCTTCGGTGGCCATACCGCGCATCCCCTCGTGGTCAGCCTGCTTTTAAACCCTTCCCCGTGGCCGCTGCATCGCATTGCCTGCAATCGAGAGCCTGCATTCAACAGCCTGTGAGATGCAGGGTTGCACAGAACATGCCCCCTTCGCCACCTTGGGTGACATGTCCGATACGCGCAGTCGCAATGTGGCAGTACCCAGGCGTCGCCGCGTTCCGCGACGGGTCGAGCCCACCATCAGCCTCCACCGTGACGACGGTGGGACTTGTGAGGCGTGTGGCGCCATTTGGCCCTGTTCGGGGATTCTCTCCACGCTCCGGACGGGCCGGGTCGACCTGCCGCTCGTCAACGGACGGGGTTATCACACCGGGGTCGCCGTCACCGCGGCGATCATGGACGACCTCGTCATCCTCTGGGCCGGGGACCGGACCCTGGCGGTGCTCCACCGGGGCCCGCTCGCGGACTGGTTGTGGTGCCCCGGTGGGCGACGGCTGATCCAGGACGACATCGTGCTCTACGACCATGACGGTCGTCTGGGCCTGACGATCGATGAGGAGGCTGCGTACTTCGTGGACGAGCAGGCGGTCGAGACGCTCCGGTCGGTGATCATGCGATGACCGTGATCCCGAGGCAGGAAGGAACGTCGTCGGCGGAGCTGATGTCCCAGTTGCGGGCCGAACTGTCCGAACTGGAAAGGACTCTCGTGGGGCCCGGGG contains the following coding sequences:
- a CDS encoding 4Fe-4S dicluster domain-containing protein; translation: MSDDVVTQAGWENTPRKGFFTDTSVCIGCKACEVACKEWNAVPEDGLNFTGMSYDNTGALGADTWRHVAFIEQKKRPVDLGMPTVGTPSAQAQETGDGMRWLMSSDVCKHCTHAACLDVCPTGALFRTEFGTVVVQQDVCNGCGYCVSACPYGVIDQRKDDGRVFKCTMCYDRIGDGLEPACAKACPTDSIQYGDLDVLRAAADARLETLHAQGVPEAELYGRDPDDGVGGNGAFFLLLDRPEVYGLPPDPVVTTRDLPSMWRHAGVAALGLLAAAGAAFAAGARR
- the nrfD gene encoding NrfD/PsrC family molybdoenzyme membrane anchor subunit — encoded protein: MSPRRGERLMVPKASFESYYGRPILKDITWSATDIAGYLFLGGMAGASSVVGAGAALTGRPDLERTAKYTALGGISLSLVALVHDLGRPERFVNMLRVAKPTSPMSMGTWLLTGYGPAAGATAAALATGLFPAAGRIAGLVAAGLGPAVATYTSVLIADTAVPAWHQSYRELPFLFAGSAAASAAGAGLIGAPAAQTGPVRRLALAGAAVELAATHRIENAPGVVARSFHEGRAGTLLRAARVLTAGGSLGTVVSARVPGRPGRALAAVSGAALLAGAACTRFGIFEAGRNSVRDPVYTVQPQRERAATDLGLPDPEPPATVRA
- the cls gene encoding cardiolipin synthase is translated as MSWDQVMTSGFLVVEYAMKFFAVGTVPENRRPSSSSAWLLLILFLPFVGFPLYWLMGSPYVHGRRRQVQAQANHILAERSSHLPLVPEGVDPSPALTGLLRQNRQLTGMPCVDGRVHALHDDPDETFGAMAAAIDTARYYVNVEFYIMSWDATTDRFFTSLKDAVARGVTVRLLLDHLGSRKYADWEGFQKRLTLAGIDWHLMMPIKPLEGRWRRPDLRNHRKLLVVDGDVAFVGSHNVIGPHYGSETNTRIGRAWHDLSVELRGEVVFGVEAVFATDWFIETGQMLQARKPVQDPVDPGECALQIIPSGPGFPTEPNLRMFVSLIHMANRKIAITSPYFVPDESLLAAITTAAYRGVEVELFVGEEADQFLVGHAQRSYYRTLLEAGVRIHRYPAPAVLHAKYLTVDDEVGVIGSSNMDFRSFALTYEVTLLGFGGDLVKRLQANDELYRSVSRELTLQEWEREPWRRRYLDNVCRLTAALM
- a CDS encoding diguanylate cyclase domain-containing protein, whose translation is MSLTARIPAAARRVVVVVAAELAVTLLAWTVLNALGLHQTALPVILGVWSAVFLLSSLPVQEWLTRRSGSGGESANLLIVGVAVWVAMMTTTELPSLYPVVIGALAAETAQRDWSTRTAAVGMLLLFGGTGLAQLGVHEHWIYSKIPAWPSDHIAVVLLAVGGVVLVRGVVLARMSASTRAALAQEQRLRHEELRHAATHDPLTGLLSRRGLDPVLSAAVGAARPGHGVAVMFLDLDGFKAVNDSHGHGVGDELLVAAAVRFADALGPGGALARMGGDEFVAVLDGVPSAAVAAHRLSQVQAALERPFALRSDSGQELQLRVGASGGLAWAGRQADPEALMREADRAMYRNKHLRKGERRRAGVDVDGVPGVTGSRLRVG
- a CDS encoding MmcQ/YjbR family DNA-binding protein, giving the protein MDEIEVRAIALGLPETREQPHFSMTSFRVRGSIFATLTPERDQLHVFVPEDHVHDAVSEAPDTCEELWWGQKLDGVKVTLAGTDPTVVNELLISAWRQKAPKKLVAEWEGQNA
- a CDS encoding DUF397 domain-containing protein; amino-acid sequence: MSTTPDPTTWIKSARSSANGSCVEMRQHAAAVEVRDTKQLGQGPILRLAPTGFADWIAGAKTGELDHLTH
- a CDS encoding helix-turn-helix domain-containing protein, whose translation is MATEAGKHERPPSLAQRRVGQRLKGWRERARKTQEDAAAALLVHHTKIYRIESGRTLAKPGDIRELSRIYDIPFPQTEELIHLSRSALKPGIVDSYRDVVSGDLGLLADLEAACSEMRAWDGDLVHGLLQTPAYALAILGTLPDVSDEVRRKRLKFRLERQRVLMSSDPHCDIRIVLGESALRYVVGSDDVMRDQIGHLVELSNEIDIRVRPFSVGPHPWIAGGVFTMLDFPDAADPAVVYTESHLDSRYMETARELAEYRKIFGELYGTSIPVKEFVR